The Mycolicibacterium lutetiense genome window below encodes:
- a CDS encoding cytochrome P450, with product MTDFEAVDFFTDESLVPDPYPYFDHLRSKCPVTQATPFNVLTVTGYDEALAVYKDPAFSSCVSVAGPFSGLPFGPGDSDDVTELIEEHRLAVPMSEHITSQDPPLHTRTRGLMNKLITPKRLKENEDFMWRLADLQLDTFIDKGGCEFLADYAKPFSLLVIADLLGVPAEDHEEFKAVFALETVGELGKEAPTTHNPLQWLNDKFYAYIEDRRRAPRDDVLTGLALAKYEDGSTPEIDDVMNLSTFLFAAGTETTTKLVSSAVRFIGDNPGFEKLLREDRSKIPAFLEETLRLESPVKSHFRMAGKTTRIGDVEVPAGTTVMVLPGACNRDERKFADPNIFQTDRANVREQIAFIRGVHSCPGAPLARAEGRISLNRILDRMSDITISTEHHGPADNRNYAYEPTFIMRGLSTLHITFTPLD from the coding sequence ATGACCGATTTCGAGGCGGTGGACTTCTTCACCGACGAGTCCCTGGTGCCCGACCCCTATCCATATTTTGATCACCTGCGGTCCAAATGCCCGGTGACCCAGGCGACGCCGTTCAACGTCCTGACCGTCACCGGTTACGACGAGGCGCTGGCCGTGTACAAGGATCCGGCGTTCTCGTCGTGCGTGTCGGTGGCCGGCCCGTTCTCCGGACTGCCGTTCGGGCCGGGGGACAGTGACGACGTCACCGAGCTGATCGAGGAGCACCGGCTCGCGGTCCCGATGAGCGAACACATCACCTCGCAGGATCCCCCGCTGCATACGCGCACCCGCGGCCTGATGAACAAGCTGATCACCCCCAAGCGCCTCAAAGAAAACGAAGACTTCATGTGGCGGCTGGCCGACCTGCAGCTCGACACGTTCATCGACAAGGGCGGCTGCGAATTTCTCGCCGACTACGCGAAGCCGTTCTCCCTGCTGGTCATTGCCGATCTGCTGGGTGTCCCCGCCGAAGATCACGAGGAGTTCAAGGCGGTGTTCGCCCTGGAGACCGTCGGTGAGCTCGGCAAGGAGGCGCCGACCACGCACAACCCGCTGCAGTGGCTCAACGACAAGTTCTACGCCTATATCGAGGATCGCAGGCGCGCGCCACGTGACGATGTGCTGACCGGGCTGGCGCTGGCCAAGTACGAGGACGGTTCGACACCCGAGATCGACGATGTGATGAACCTGTCCACCTTCCTGTTTGCCGCAGGCACCGAGACCACGACAAAACTTGTGAGCTCGGCCGTCCGCTTCATCGGGGACAACCCCGGATTCGAGAAGCTGCTGCGCGAGGACCGCAGCAAGATACCGGCCTTCCTCGAGGAGACCCTGCGGTTGGAAAGCCCGGTCAAATCACACTTCCGGATGGCCGGCAAGACGACCCGCATCGGTGATGTCGAGGTACCGGCCGGAACGACCGTCATGGTACTTCCGGGCGCGTGCAACCGTGATGAGCGGAAGTTCGCTGACCCCAACATATTTCAGACTGACCGAGCCAACGTGCGGGAGCAGATCGCCTTCATCCGCGGTGTCCACTCCTGCCCAGGTGCCCCACTGGCCAGAGCCGAGGGCCGCATCTCGCTCAATCGGATCTTGGACCGGATGTCCGACATCACGATTTCCACCGAGCACCACGGCCCGGCCGACAACCGCAACTACGCCTACGAACCCACGTTCATCATGCGCGGGCTCAGCACTCTCCACATCACCTTCACACCCCTCGACTGA
- a CDS encoding mycofactocin-coupled SDR family oxidoreductase, giving the protein MAGKLDGKVAFITGAARGQGRAHAVAMAKEGADIIAVDICRDIPSNPYPLATPEDLAETERKIKELGRRVVARVADVRERHELRDAVEAGIADLGKIDIVVANAGILPMAMGNPDPMGFVDASDVDLLGVMNTVAVAIPHLPDGASIIVTGSTAGMIRGTTTSPDMGPGGAGYGWSKRIVMEYVDEMCLHLAPRMIRVNAIHPTNCNTHLLQNEGMYGVFRPDLKAAGKTATREDAEPLFNLFQAMPIPYIEPEDMANLGVFLAGEESRYITGQHIRVDAGSLLKWPNGPQ; this is encoded by the coding sequence ATGGCCGGAAAGCTCGATGGCAAGGTCGCCTTCATCACCGGAGCCGCGCGAGGCCAGGGCCGCGCGCATGCGGTGGCGATGGCCAAGGAGGGCGCCGACATCATCGCGGTCGACATCTGCCGTGACATCCCCTCCAACCCCTACCCGTTGGCCACCCCCGAAGACCTGGCCGAGACCGAGCGCAAGATCAAAGAACTCGGGCGGCGCGTCGTGGCGCGGGTCGCCGATGTCCGCGAGCGGCACGAGTTGCGTGACGCAGTCGAAGCCGGGATCGCCGACCTCGGAAAGATCGACATCGTCGTGGCCAATGCGGGCATCCTGCCGATGGCGATGGGCAATCCCGATCCGATGGGCTTTGTCGACGCCTCCGATGTCGACCTGCTCGGTGTGATGAACACCGTCGCGGTAGCGATCCCACACCTGCCCGACGGCGCATCGATCATCGTCACCGGGTCCACCGCGGGCATGATCCGTGGCACCACCACCAGTCCCGACATGGGGCCGGGTGGCGCCGGGTACGGCTGGAGCAAGCGCATCGTGATGGAGTACGTCGACGAAATGTGTCTTCACCTGGCGCCGAGGATGATCCGGGTCAACGCCATCCACCCGACCAACTGCAACACCCACCTGCTGCAGAACGAGGGCATGTACGGGGTGTTCCGCCCCGATCTCAAGGCCGCGGGCAAGACCGCCACCCGCGAAGACGCCGAACCGCTGTTCAACCTGTTCCAGGCCATGCCGATTCCGTACATCGAACCGGAGGACATGGCCAATCTCGGGGTATTCCTGGCCGGCGAGGAAAGCCGCTACATCACCGGACAGCACATCCGCGTCGACGCCGGTTCACTGCTCAAATGGCCCAACGGACCGCAATAG
- a CDS encoding spirocyclase AveC family protein translates to MSVQFLINAGVAFAYISGLGFLAVGVYLSVRRGRLHPLLLLCISALSFSWIEAPYDWAVYAQFPPELPRMPSWWPLNMTWGGGLPSAVPVGYMGYFVLPAIIGAALGRWACRKWNWRRPQTLLGVGFAVGFLWALFFNAIIGARLGLFYYGYVIEGLGLWEGTKHQYPIYDAIAMGLQMMVFTYLLGRTDSEGRNVIEIWADKISTTRLQSGVLSVFAVIVVGHVVYASVFAPHLVTKLGGWVTAGPTEQYYPGVPNQPR, encoded by the coding sequence GTGAGCGTGCAGTTCCTGATCAACGCCGGAGTGGCATTCGCCTACATCAGCGGCCTGGGGTTTCTGGCCGTCGGCGTCTACCTGAGCGTGCGCCGCGGGCGGCTGCACCCCTTGCTGCTGTTGTGCATCTCGGCGCTCTCGTTCTCCTGGATCGAGGCCCCGTACGACTGGGCGGTGTATGCGCAGTTCCCGCCGGAACTCCCGCGGATGCCTTCCTGGTGGCCGCTCAACATGACCTGGGGCGGTGGGTTGCCCTCGGCGGTTCCGGTCGGCTACATGGGGTATTTCGTCCTGCCGGCGATCATCGGTGCGGCACTGGGCCGTTGGGCATGCCGGAAGTGGAACTGGCGTCGACCACAGACCCTCCTCGGGGTGGGCTTCGCCGTGGGGTTCCTGTGGGCGTTGTTCTTCAACGCGATCATCGGTGCGCGGCTCGGCCTGTTCTACTACGGCTATGTGATCGAGGGCCTGGGGCTGTGGGAAGGGACCAAACACCAGTATCCGATCTACGACGCCATCGCGATGGGCCTGCAGATGATGGTGTTCACCTATCTGTTGGGGCGCACTGATTCCGAGGGCCGCAACGTGATCGAGATATGGGCCGACAAGATCTCGACGACCCGGCTGCAGTCGGGTGTGCTGTCGGTGTTCGCCGTGATCGTGGTCGGACACGTGGTCTACGCCTCGGTTTTCGCGCCGCACCTGGTCACCAAGCTCGGCGGGTGGGTGACCGCGGGGCCCACCGAGCAGTACTACCCCGGGGTGCCGAATCAGCCCAGGTAA
- a CDS encoding cytochrome P450, which produces MTVDPAVELYYDPFDFTIDDDPYPIWRRMRREAPLYYNDRYNFYALSRYDDVVKALPDWETYRSGRGTTADILFSGIEVPPGILLFEDPPLHDLHRRLLSRVFTPRRMLAVEGLVRGFCSRALDPLMNSDGFDFVADLGAFMPMRTIGYLLGIPEEGQEKIRDRTDRNISVGNEAGDVSATVFAESLAEFAEYIEWRASHPSDDLMTELLNAEVEEPDGSRRHLDRTEVLAYTAMIAGAGGETTARLIGFMGQLLGEHPDQRRELAADPSLIPSAVEETLRFEPPSPVQARYVARDVELYGQTVAEGSYLLLLNGSANRDDTRYTDPDRYDIHRKDSHLSFGQGLHFCLGSALARLEARVAFEEVLKRWTDWEVDHEHTTMAHTSSVRGWARMPVKTR; this is translated from the coding sequence GTGACGGTCGACCCGGCGGTGGAGTTGTATTACGACCCCTTCGATTTCACGATTGATGACGATCCGTATCCGATCTGGCGACGCATGCGTCGAGAAGCTCCGCTGTACTACAACGACAGGTACAACTTCTACGCGCTGAGCCGCTACGACGACGTGGTCAAGGCCCTGCCCGATTGGGAGACGTACCGGTCGGGTCGGGGCACGACCGCGGACATCCTGTTCAGCGGTATCGAGGTGCCGCCGGGCATCCTGCTGTTCGAGGACCCACCGCTGCATGACCTGCACCGGCGTCTGCTGTCGCGCGTCTTCACGCCCCGGCGCATGCTGGCCGTCGAAGGTCTGGTGCGTGGATTCTGTTCTCGCGCACTGGATCCACTGATGAACAGCGACGGGTTCGATTTCGTCGCCGATCTTGGCGCGTTCATGCCGATGCGAACCATCGGGTACTTGCTCGGGATTCCCGAGGAGGGGCAGGAGAAGATCCGTGACCGCACCGACAGGAACATCTCGGTCGGGAATGAGGCCGGGGACGTCAGTGCCACGGTTTTCGCCGAGTCTCTCGCAGAGTTCGCCGAGTACATCGAGTGGCGGGCAAGTCATCCTTCCGATGACTTGATGACCGAACTGCTCAACGCAGAGGTGGAGGAGCCGGACGGTTCGCGGCGCCACCTGGACCGCACCGAAGTTCTCGCCTACACGGCCATGATCGCCGGCGCGGGCGGAGAAACCACGGCCCGGCTCATCGGTTTCATGGGGCAGTTGCTCGGTGAGCACCCCGACCAACGCCGTGAACTCGCCGCCGATCCGTCGTTGATCCCCTCGGCAGTGGAGGAGACACTGCGCTTCGAACCGCCGTCACCCGTGCAGGCGCGTTACGTGGCGCGCGATGTCGAACTGTACGGGCAGACCGTGGCCGAGGGGTCCTACCTGCTGCTGCTCAACGGCTCGGCCAACCGGGACGACACCCGGTACACCGATCCGGACCGCTATGACATCCACCGCAAGGACAGCCATCTCAGCTTCGGTCAGGGCCTGCATTTCTGTCTCGGCTCGGCGTTGGCGCGGCTTGAGGCGCGGGTGGCCTTCGAAGAGGTCTTGAAGCGGTGGACCGACTGGGAGGTCGATCACGAACACACGACCATGGCCCACACCTCAAGCGTGCGTGGTTGGGCGCGGATGCCGGTCAAGACCCGCTGA
- a CDS encoding hemophore-related protein, producing MIKSFKYIAATLGGLALSVPLVTGVASAQPDFSGVVNTTCSYEQVMAALNAQRPDLAQQFNASPFAQGALRNFLASGPAQRQQTVVQLQGSPAAAQYFGPINSIASSCNNY from the coding sequence GTGATCAAGTCTTTCAAGTACATCGCGGCCACGCTCGGCGGGCTGGCTCTGTCCGTTCCGCTGGTGACGGGGGTGGCATCCGCCCAACCCGATTTCAGCGGCGTGGTCAACACGACATGTAGCTACGAGCAGGTGATGGCGGCGCTCAATGCGCAGCGTCCCGACTTGGCCCAGCAGTTCAACGCTTCCCCGTTCGCGCAAGGTGCACTGCGGAACTTCCTGGCCTCGGGGCCTGCCCAGCGCCAGCAGACGGTGGTCCAGCTGCAGGGCAGCCCGGCGGCCGCGCAGTACTTCGGGCCGATCAACTCGATCGCGAGCAGCTGCAACAACTACTGA
- a CDS encoding cytochrome P450: protein MDVTTDDDRKKNNYHFDRHTPEYRLQFEKITEEMQSGCPMAWTDTYNGHWVAADSKHVFELARCPVVSNHHDISGETPYQGITIPKASRATVVRGGILEMDEPEHSAYRGALNPYLSPAAIKRWVPFVDEITRAALDEHIESGEIDFVEHLANVVPAVFTLAMMGIELNKWNVYSEPTHASVYTPEHSPDREKINAQHREMGIDIINNMMEIRENPRPGLVNAMVQLRINGEPAPDMEILGNLGLVIGGGFDTTTALTAHALDWLGQHPGERTRLSDERATLLDPATEEFLRFFTPAPGDGRTFSEDVEVEGQEFKQYERLWLSWAMANRDPSVFDQPNDLVMERKGNRHFSFGIGVHRCVGSNVARTVFKSMLTAVLDRMPDYVCDPEGTVHYDTIGVIQGMRNLPARFTPGKKLGPGLDETLEKLQRICNEQELARPITERKDIAIID from the coding sequence GTGGATGTCACGACCGACGACGACCGTAAGAAGAACAACTACCACTTCGACCGGCACACGCCGGAATATCGGTTGCAGTTCGAGAAGATCACCGAGGAGATGCAGTCCGGCTGCCCGATGGCGTGGACCGACACCTACAACGGGCACTGGGTGGCCGCCGACAGCAAGCACGTCTTCGAGTTGGCCCGCTGCCCCGTCGTCTCGAACCATCACGACATCAGTGGGGAGACTCCCTACCAGGGCATCACCATCCCCAAGGCCAGCCGTGCGACGGTGGTGCGCGGCGGCATCCTGGAGATGGACGAACCCGAGCACAGTGCCTACCGCGGCGCACTGAACCCGTACCTGTCGCCGGCCGCGATCAAGCGGTGGGTGCCGTTCGTGGACGAGATCACCCGCGCCGCACTCGATGAGCACATCGAGTCCGGCGAGATCGACTTCGTCGAGCATCTGGCCAATGTGGTGCCCGCGGTGTTCACCCTCGCCATGATGGGCATTGAGCTCAACAAGTGGAATGTCTACAGCGAGCCCACCCACGCCTCGGTCTACACCCCCGAGCACTCCCCTGATCGCGAGAAGATCAACGCCCAGCACCGCGAAATGGGCATCGACATCATCAACAACATGATGGAGATCCGGGAGAATCCGCGGCCCGGTCTGGTCAACGCGATGGTGCAGTTGCGCATCAACGGTGAACCGGCACCGGACATGGAGATCCTGGGCAACCTGGGCCTGGTCATCGGCGGCGGATTCGACACCACCACCGCGCTCACCGCCCACGCCTTGGACTGGCTCGGGCAGCACCCCGGCGAGCGCACCCGGCTGAGCGATGAGCGCGCAACACTCCTCGACCCGGCCACCGAGGAGTTCCTGCGCTTCTTCACCCCGGCGCCCGGTGACGGCCGGACGTTCTCCGAGGACGTCGAGGTCGAAGGTCAGGAGTTCAAGCAGTACGAGCGTTTGTGGCTGTCCTGGGCGATGGCCAACCGCGACCCGTCGGTGTTCGACCAGCCCAACGACCTCGTCATGGAGCGAAAGGGCAACCGGCACTTCAGCTTCGGCATCGGCGTACATCGCTGCGTGGGTTCGAATGTGGCCCGCACGGTATTCAAGTCGATGCTCACCGCGGTGCTGGATCGGATGCCGGACTACGTGTGCGATCCCGAGGGCACCGTGCACTACGACACCATCGGCGTCATTCAGGGCATGCGAAATCTGCCGGCGCGCTTCACCCCGGGCAAGAAGCTGGGCCCCGGCCTGGATGAGACCCTGGAGAAGCTGCAGCGCATCTGCAATGAGCAGGAGCTGGCCCGGCCGATCACCGAGCGCAAGGACATCGCCATCATCGACTGA
- a CDS encoding ferredoxin: MKVSVDASRCQGHTLCAMIAPDSFVLDDVDGHSSPVSEVVPADQEDAVREAAHSCPEQAIVIED; this comes from the coding sequence GTGAAGGTTTCGGTCGATGCCAGTCGCTGCCAGGGCCACACCCTGTGTGCGATGATCGCGCCCGACTCGTTCGTCCTCGACGACGTCGACGGTCACTCGTCGCCGGTTTCCGAGGTGGTACCAGCGGATCAGGAGGACGCGGTCCGCGAGGCCGCGCACTCCTGCCCCGAGCAAGCCATCGTCATCGAAGATTGA
- a CDS encoding mycofactocin-coupled SDR family oxidoreductase: MGNSVEGRVAGKVAFITGAARGQGRSHAIRLAEEGADIIAVDICKNYDTVGYAMATAEDLEETKNYVEKTGRRIVTAQADVRIEAELRAALDAGLAEFGKVDIVVAQAGVAAMKGEPAMQAWTDGINTNFVGTINAIQVALPHLKEGASIIATASAAALMDAHNKPNPGADPGGMGYMISKRLISEYVHALATELAVRGIRANVIHPTNCNTNMLQSEPMYRSFRPDLENPTRADAEPVFGVQQAMKVNFIEPEDISNAVLWLASEESRYVTGMQLRVDAGGYLKWYDYHV, encoded by the coding sequence GTGGGAAACAGCGTAGAGGGCAGGGTTGCCGGGAAAGTCGCATTCATCACCGGCGCGGCCCGCGGTCAGGGCCGCAGCCACGCGATTCGGCTGGCCGAAGAGGGCGCCGACATCATCGCGGTCGACATCTGTAAGAACTACGACACTGTCGGCTATGCGATGGCCACGGCGGAAGACCTCGAAGAGACCAAGAATTACGTCGAGAAGACCGGACGGCGCATCGTCACCGCCCAGGCCGACGTCCGCATCGAAGCCGAGCTGCGTGCCGCGCTGGACGCGGGACTTGCGGAATTCGGCAAGGTCGACATCGTCGTGGCGCAGGCCGGCGTCGCCGCGATGAAGGGCGAGCCCGCGATGCAGGCCTGGACCGACGGCATCAACACCAACTTCGTGGGCACCATCAACGCCATCCAGGTCGCGCTGCCGCACCTCAAGGAGGGCGCGTCCATCATCGCCACCGCATCGGCCGCGGCCCTGATGGACGCCCACAACAAGCCCAACCCGGGCGCCGATCCGGGCGGCATGGGCTACATGATCTCCAAGCGCCTGATCTCCGAATACGTCCACGCGCTGGCCACCGAACTGGCGGTGCGCGGCATCCGGGCCAACGTGATCCACCCGACCAACTGCAACACCAACATGCTGCAGAGCGAGCCGATGTACCGCTCGTTCCGGCCGGATCTGGAGAACCCCACCCGTGCCGATGCCGAGCCGGTGTTCGGTGTGCAGCAGGCCATGAAGGTCAACTTCATCGAACCCGAGGACATCAGCAACGCGGTGCTGTGGCTGGCCTCGGAAGAGTCCCGCTACGTCACCGGCATGCAGCTGCGCGTCGACGCCGGCGGTTATCTCAAGTGGTACGACTACCACGTGTAA
- a CDS encoding SDR family NAD(P)-dependent oxidoreductase produces MKNAVVTGGGSGIGAAIATRLRADGLNVATLDLQPSDDEFAHVADVTDRAAVDSAVNAVRAQLGPISVLVNAAGLDCFKRFSDVSFEKWQQIIDVNLNGVFHCVQAVLPDMLEAGWGRIVNISSSSTHSGQPFMSPYVAAKSAVNGLTKSLALELGPNGITVNAVPPGFIDTPMLRKAEGKGLLGDTDKQIAQTPVRRMGKPEDIAAACAFFASEEAGYITGQILGVNGGRNT; encoded by the coding sequence GTGAAAAATGCCGTTGTCACCGGAGGAGGTTCGGGTATCGGGGCGGCCATCGCCACCCGGTTGCGCGCCGACGGCCTCAATGTCGCGACACTCGACCTGCAGCCCTCGGATGATGAGTTCGCCCATGTCGCCGATGTGACCGATCGGGCCGCGGTCGACTCCGCGGTCAATGCGGTTCGCGCCCAACTCGGCCCGATCTCGGTGCTGGTCAACGCGGCCGGCCTGGACTGCTTCAAGCGGTTCAGCGATGTGTCGTTCGAGAAGTGGCAGCAGATCATCGATGTCAATCTCAACGGCGTGTTCCATTGCGTACAGGCGGTATTGCCCGACATGCTCGAAGCCGGCTGGGGCCGGATCGTCAACATCTCGTCGTCGAGCACTCATTCGGGCCAGCCCTTCATGTCGCCCTATGTCGCGGCGAAATCCGCGGTGAACGGTTTGACCAAGAGCCTGGCACTGGAACTCGGACCCAACGGCATCACGGTCAACGCGGTACCGCCGGGCTTCATCGACACCCCCATGCTTCGCAAGGCCGAAGGCAAGGGACTCCTCGGCGACACCGACAAGCAGATCGCGCAGACGCCGGTTCGCCGGATGGGCAAGCCCGAGGACATCGCCGCCGCCTGCGCCTTCTTCGCCTCCGAGGAGGCGGGCTACATCACCGGCCAGATCCTCGGGGTCAACGGCGGCCGTAACACCTAA